One window of Sphingomonas sp. KC8 genomic DNA carries:
- a CDS encoding argonaute/piwi family protein, which yields MKLSHLIEPPLEFGGAMRHADIRFGLMDYGPFDAGMEGAPKRIKIGIVGSAETVEGTARWLENCRSGFEAKASRQPNLFPAFPGLSFEEAFRCEFVTSDELQRVLPPKEIARLAAVPGQREMTRAVVESISDEIGVLSERTTKPDVVLVALPIEIIQRTYNARAATSSENDEDGGDESGPELDFRGMLKASCMRLHLPIQLLWPTTFDPAYKIPRKLKENSDRRTQDPATIAWNLLTAVYYKAGGLPWRLARDARQLRTSFVGLSFYRSVDGEHVHTSTAQMFDERGEGLILRGGRMVESEEDRRPHLTAEDAYELLRNSLKVFRQQHGHYPARVVLHKTSRFDRNELAGFHKAIDERDIDYADLIWVQKSMTRLYRLGVYPPLRGSLLRFEKDQALLYTRGSVEFFRTYPGMYVPRPLMLRCQALGQPLQHVAAEMLALTKMNWNNTQFDNGLPITIAAAKQVGEVLKYVPEGQEIAPRYSFYM from the coding sequence GTGAAGCTGAGCCACCTGATCGAGCCGCCCCTCGAGTTCGGCGGGGCGATGCGGCATGCCGACATCAGGTTCGGCCTGATGGACTACGGTCCATTCGATGCCGGTATGGAGGGCGCGCCGAAACGTATCAAGATCGGCATCGTCGGAAGCGCCGAAACCGTTGAAGGCACGGCCCGCTGGCTGGAGAACTGCCGATCGGGGTTCGAGGCCAAGGCCAGCCGCCAACCCAACCTATTTCCGGCCTTCCCCGGCCTGTCTTTCGAGGAGGCGTTCCGGTGCGAGTTCGTCACTTCGGACGAACTTCAGCGTGTTCTGCCGCCGAAGGAGATCGCGAGGCTAGCCGCCGTTCCGGGGCAGCGGGAAATGACGAGGGCCGTCGTGGAGAGTATCTCCGACGAGATCGGCGTGCTCTCCGAGCGGACGACGAAGCCGGATGTAGTGCTGGTCGCGCTACCCATCGAGATAATTCAGCGGACCTACAACGCCAGAGCAGCGACGTCGTCTGAGAACGATGAGGACGGAGGGGACGAAAGTGGTCCTGAACTCGACTTTCGGGGTATGCTGAAGGCGTCCTGCATGCGGCTACATCTGCCGATCCAGCTTCTGTGGCCCACGACCTTCGATCCAGCCTACAAGATCCCGCGCAAGCTGAAGGAGAACAGCGACCGCCGGACGCAGGACCCGGCCACGATTGCTTGGAACCTGCTGACTGCCGTCTACTATAAGGCGGGAGGGCTACCTTGGCGCCTTGCTCGGGATGCGCGACAGTTGCGAACCTCGTTTGTCGGGCTCAGCTTCTACCGCTCGGTCGACGGCGAACATGTCCACACCAGCACCGCGCAGATGTTCGACGAGCGCGGCGAGGGTCTGATCCTGCGAGGCGGTCGGATGGTGGAGAGCGAGGAGGATCGACGGCCGCATCTCACAGCCGAAGACGCCTACGAGCTCCTCCGGAACTCTCTTAAGGTGTTCCGACAGCAGCACGGCCACTATCCGGCGCGTGTCGTGCTTCATAAGACATCGCGTTTCGATCGGAATGAGTTGGCGGGCTTCCACAAGGCCATCGACGAGCGTGACATCGACTATGCCGACCTGATTTGGGTGCAGAAATCGATGACACGACTCTACCGGCTCGGTGTGTATCCGCCCTTGCGGGGATCGCTGCTCCGCTTCGAGAAGGACCAGGCCCTCCTCTACACCCGCGGCAGCGTCGAGTTCTTCAGGACATATCCCGGCATGTATGTCCCGAGACCGTTGATGCTACGGTGCCAGGCGCTGGGCCAGCCTCTACAGCATGTGGCGGCCGAGATGCTGGCCTTGACCAAGATGAACTGGAACAACACCCAGTTCGACAATGGCCTTCCGATCACGATTGCAGCGGCGAAGCAGGTGGGCGAGGTTCTGAAATATGTTCCCGAAGGACAAGAGATTGCGCCGCGCTACAGCTTTTATATGTAA
- a CDS encoding DUF4365 domain-containing protein: MKKIGRSDIIGQRGMAHIDGVVHSMGYVFYPTGGVEAGIDGYIELRDEQTEVVGNLLLQVQGKSTERQRLQAETDDGFEFPCSENDISYWLHGTAPVLLIVVLPERGTAYWKSIKEWFRDPERLKARKVVFDKKHDVFDRNAKQAIAAIALATAPGAVAPSARIQEDLLVNLLGVSFGKTLYWAPTDHATDKSFGAALREIDPDAGGEWIVRSKSVLSFHDLDRWPWNKLCQAEAMEEFGTDEWADSEDEDRQRDFVALLNRAMGRFVQPALWHDRNSGAYYFRKPRDRDKLRYAYKSLKSFVPRDVVKRYGKRRDDPTLPAYFRHSAFLHRFTRLGSEWYAEITPTYHFTRDGYKPDELFGGERLKKIKEFENNAAVMGQFVMWRHFLTTHGAATLYADQYPYLGFSVLDPLCLDVGVPDDLWKSQEGDPDSPLFDWAQAEAAS; this comes from the coding sequence ATGAAGAAGATCGGTCGTAGCGACATCATAGGCCAGCGCGGCATGGCTCACATTGACGGCGTGGTCCATTCGATGGGCTACGTCTTCTACCCGACTGGCGGCGTCGAGGCCGGCATCGACGGCTACATCGAGCTTCGGGACGAACAAACGGAGGTGGTCGGCAACCTCCTGCTGCAAGTCCAAGGCAAGTCGACCGAGCGCCAGCGACTTCAGGCGGAGACCGATGACGGCTTCGAGTTCCCGTGCTCCGAGAACGATATCTCCTACTGGTTGCACGGTACCGCTCCGGTGCTGCTCATCGTCGTCCTGCCGGAGCGGGGCACTGCCTATTGGAAATCGATCAAGGAGTGGTTCAGGGACCCCGAGCGGCTGAAGGCGCGGAAGGTCGTCTTCGACAAGAAGCACGACGTGTTCGACCGCAACGCGAAGCAGGCTATAGCGGCGATTGCGCTCGCCACTGCGCCAGGCGCGGTCGCCCCGAGTGCGCGCATCCAGGAAGACTTGCTGGTCAACCTCCTGGGGGTTTCGTTCGGCAAGACGCTCTACTGGGCTCCAACGGACCATGCCACAGACAAAAGCTTCGGCGCGGCGCTCCGCGAGATCGATCCCGATGCCGGCGGAGAGTGGATCGTCCGGAGCAAGTCGGTGCTGTCCTTCCATGACTTGGATCGCTGGCCTTGGAACAAGCTATGCCAAGCGGAAGCGATGGAGGAGTTCGGCACCGACGAGTGGGCGGACAGCGAGGACGAGGATCGGCAGCGCGACTTCGTGGCGCTGCTGAACCGGGCGATGGGGAGATTCGTTCAACCCGCGCTCTGGCATGACCGTAACAGCGGCGCCTACTACTTCCGCAAGCCCCGCGACCGCGACAAGCTCCGGTATGCCTACAAGAGCCTGAAGAGCTTCGTTCCTCGGGATGTCGTGAAGCGCTACGGGAAGCGGCGCGACGACCCAACGCTGCCTGCCTACTTCCGGCATTCGGCGTTCCTTCACCGGTTCACCAGGCTCGGAAGCGAGTGGTATGCAGAGATCACGCCGACCTACCATTTCACGCGGGACGGCTACAAACCTGATGAGCTTTTCGGGGGAGAGCGGCTGAAGAAAATCAAAGAGTTCGAGAACAACGCGGCGGTCATGGGCCAGTTTGTGATGTGGAGGCACTTTCTCACCACCCATGGCGCGGCGACGCTCTACGCCGACCAGTATCCATACCTCGGTTTCTCGGTGCTCGATCCGCTGTGCCTCGATGTCGGCGTTCCTGATGACCTCTGGAAGTCGCAGGAGGGGGACCCGGATTCTCCCCTGTTCGACTGGGCCCAGGCGGAAGCGGCGTCGTGA
- a CDS encoding tyrosine-type recombinase/integrase, giving the protein MALNHIQITNAKPRDKAYKLADSDGLYLFIQPNGTKLWRMNYRHLGRQKTLYFGAWPEVGIAAARQLRDKAREQIAAGLDPAAEKRIDTLARKVAADNTFKTIAEEWVAKNEREGRAPITVDKIRWLLGMAYPMIGTLPISKITPQEVLAVLRKVEATGRYESARRMRSVLSRVFRYGIATARADRDVAADLRGALITPKVQHLAAITTPKEAGGLLRAIEGYTGHEITAIALRLSPHLFVRPGELRSAEWTEFDTQEAVWSLSAEKMKMRRPHRVPLSRQVLDVLEELRALTGDGRFLFPSFRSPKQCMSENTVNAALRRLGYSQEEMTAHGFRAMAATLLNEMGIWNPDAIEKQLAHLDTSMVRRAYTRGEYWDERVRMMQHWSDYLDQLRDSAKILRPQFGRGRDRGA; this is encoded by the coding sequence ATGGCACTGAATCACATCCAGATCACCAACGCCAAGCCTCGGGACAAGGCCTACAAACTGGCTGATTCCGACGGGCTGTATCTTTTCATCCAGCCGAACGGCACGAAGCTGTGGCGCATGAACTATCGGCATCTCGGCCGGCAGAAGACGCTCTATTTCGGCGCTTGGCCCGAGGTGGGAATCGCTGCAGCACGCCAACTGCGTGACAAAGCACGAGAACAGATCGCCGCCGGCCTTGATCCCGCCGCCGAAAAGCGGATCGACACCCTCGCGCGCAAGGTCGCCGCGGACAACACCTTCAAGACGATCGCCGAGGAATGGGTGGCAAAGAATGAGCGGGAGGGCCGCGCGCCGATCACGGTCGACAAGATTCGCTGGCTGCTCGGTATGGCCTATCCGATGATCGGCACTCTCCCGATCTCGAAGATCACGCCGCAGGAGGTCCTAGCCGTCCTGCGGAAGGTGGAAGCGACCGGCCGTTATGAAAGCGCGCGTCGGATGCGCAGCGTGCTCAGCCGGGTGTTCCGCTATGGGATCGCGACGGCACGAGCAGACCGTGACGTCGCCGCCGATCTGCGCGGCGCCCTTATCACGCCCAAGGTCCAGCATCTCGCTGCCATCACGACGCCCAAGGAGGCAGGCGGCCTATTGCGCGCGATCGAAGGCTATACCGGCCACGAGATCACCGCGATCGCGCTTCGACTGTCACCGCACCTGTTCGTGCGGCCTGGCGAACTGCGCAGCGCTGAATGGACCGAGTTCGATACACAGGAAGCAGTCTGGTCGCTCTCGGCAGAGAAAATGAAGATGCGCCGGCCGCATCGGGTGCCACTCTCGCGCCAAGTGCTCGATGTGCTCGAAGAACTCCGCGCCCTGACGGGTGATGGGCGATTCCTCTTCCCCTCGTTCCGCTCGCCAAAGCAGTGCATGTCGGAAAACACCGTCAACGCGGCGCTCCGGCGGCTCGGCTACAGCCAGGAAGAAATGACGGCCCACGGCTTCCGAGCGATGGCTGCGACCCTTCTCAACGAGATGGGTATCTGGAATCCCGACGCCATCGAGAAGCAACTGGCCCACCTCGACACGTCGATGGTGCGCCGCGCCTATACCCGCGGCGAATATTGGGACGAGCGCGTCCGCATGATGCAGCACTGGTCCGACTATCTCGATCAGCTGCGGGACAGCGCGAAGATTCTCCGGCCACAATTCGGTAGGGGCCGGGACAGAGGAGCCTAG
- a CDS encoding complex I NDUFA9 subunit family protein, translated as MNALVTLFGGGGFIGRYVAQELLSAGARVRLAERDPRHAWFIKSLGGLGQTQFAAADVTKPDSVARAVAGSDVVINLVGILNGDFDAVHVAGARNVAEAARDAGVGALVHVSAIGADAAAESAYGRSKGEGEAAVRAAFADATIIRPSVVFGPEDQFVNRFAALARMPVLPVIRGSVRLQPVFVADVARAIAAAALDPARYARRTFELGGPEMLSMADLNAWIARATGRTPAIVQIPDGAARLMARLGGWAPGAPITWDQWLMLQKDNVVASGAEGFAAFGIDPRPLEAVAPGWLVQYRRHGRFARPSAA; from the coding sequence ATGAATGCATTGGTCACCCTGTTTGGCGGCGGCGGCTTTATCGGCCGCTATGTCGCGCAGGAATTGCTCAGCGCGGGCGCGCGCGTGCGTCTGGCCGAGCGTGATCCCCGGCATGCCTGGTTCATCAAGTCGCTGGGCGGTCTCGGGCAGACGCAATTCGCCGCGGCCGATGTGACCAAGCCGGACAGCGTGGCCCGCGCGGTGGCGGGTTCGGACGTGGTGATCAATCTGGTCGGCATTCTCAACGGCGACTTCGATGCGGTGCATGTCGCGGGGGCGCGCAACGTGGCCGAAGCGGCGCGCGACGCCGGTGTGGGCGCGCTGGTCCATGTTTCGGCGATAGGTGCGGATGCGGCGGCCGAATCGGCTTATGGCCGCAGCAAGGGCGAAGGCGAGGCGGCTGTGCGCGCGGCGTTCGCGGATGCCACGATCATTCGCCCGTCGGTGGTGTTCGGGCCGGAGGATCAGTTCGTGAACCGATTCGCGGCGCTCGCCCGCATGCCCGTGCTGCCGGTGATCCGGGGTTCGGTGCGCTTGCAGCCGGTGTTCGTGGCCGATGTGGCCCGTGCGATTGCCGCTGCCGCGCTTGATCCTGCGCGCTATGCGCGGCGGACCTTCGAACTGGGCGGGCCGGAGATGCTGTCGATGGCCGATCTCAACGCCTGGATCGCCCGCGCCACGGGGCGCACCCCGGCGATCGTCCAGATTCCCGATGGCGCGGCGCGGCTGATGGCGCGGCTTGGCGGCTGGGCGCCGGGTGCGCCGATTACCTGGGATCAGTGGCTGATGCTGCAAAAGGACAATGTGGTGGCAAGCGGCGCCGAAGGCTTTGCGGCGTTCGGCATCGATCCGCGCCCGCTGGAAGCCGTGGCACCCGGCTGGCTCGTGCAATATCGTCGTCACGGCCGTTTCGCCCGGCCCAGCGCGGCCTGA
- a CDS encoding undecaprenyl-diphosphate phosphatase, with product MLPALLVVILLGIVEGVTEFIPVSSTGHLILAGELLGFNSAAAGTFEIVIQLGAILAVIVIYWRRFWDVLVGLMRRDARAIAFTRNVALAFLPSAVIGLIVYKAVKAMLETPVIVAVALIVGGIAILVIERLVRTPTTTSVEDMTWKTALGIGAVQCLSMIPGVSRSGATIMGALGMGVERKTAAEFSFFLAVPTMLAASGYDLYKNGGALGGDDWMAIAVGFVVSFIVALIVIRWFIGIVSRYGFAPFAWYRIVAGTIALVWLLMV from the coding sequence ATGCTGCCTGCACTTCTCGTCGTCATCCTGCTCGGTATCGTGGAGGGGGTGACCGAGTTCATCCCCGTGTCCTCGACCGGGCACCTGATCCTTGCCGGCGAATTGCTCGGTTTCAATTCGGCCGCGGCCGGCACGTTCGAGATCGTGATCCAGCTGGGCGCGATTCTGGCGGTGATCGTCATTTACTGGCGGCGTTTCTGGGACGTGCTGGTCGGCCTGATGCGGCGGGATGCGCGCGCGATCGCGTTCACCCGCAACGTCGCGCTGGCGTTCCTGCCGTCTGCTGTGATCGGCCTGATCGTCTACAAGGCGGTGAAGGCCATGCTGGAAACGCCGGTGATCGTGGCGGTGGCGCTGATTGTCGGTGGCATCGCTATCCTGGTGATCGAACGACTGGTGCGCACGCCGACCACCACCAGTGTCGAGGATATGACGTGGAAGACCGCGCTGGGCATCGGCGCCGTACAGTGCCTGTCGATGATCCCCGGCGTAAGCCGGTCGGGCGCCACGATCATGGGCGCGTTGGGGATGGGCGTCGAACGCAAGACGGCCGCGGAGTTCAGCTTCTTCCTGGCGGTTCCGACGATGCTGGCCGCATCGGGTTATGATCTTTACAAAAATGGCGGTGCGCTGGGTGGCGATGACTGGATGGCCATCGCGGTCGGTTTCGTGGTGTCGTTCATCGTCGCGCTGATCGTGATCCGCTGGTTCATCGGCATCGTCAGCCGATACGGATTCGCGCCGTTTGCCTGGTATCGCATTGTTGCGGGCACCATCGCGCTGGTTTGGTTGTTGATGGTATAG
- a CDS encoding NAD(P)-dependent oxidoreductase, which translates to MADNPMLKFVRVGQDYPAKRPADERSDDFGEISRKYEMVKAEEQASRCSQCGVPYCSTHCPLHNHIPDWLRLTAEGRLREAYELSNATSTMPEICGRICPQDRLCEGNCVIEFSGHGAVTIGSVEKYITDTAWEQGWVEPIRPLADRGQSIGIIGAGPAGLTAAELMRARGYEVHVYDRHDRAGGLLTYGIPGFKLEKPIVMRRVERLEAAGIHFHLGFAVGRDATMAELREKHDAVLVATGVYKPRAIKAPGVGSDGVVDALDYLITSNRKSFGDAVPAFEDGSLNAEGKNVVVIGGGDTAMDCVRTAIRQGAKSVKCLYRRDRANMPGSQREVANAEEEGVEFVWLSAPEAFEAGDKGVSGVRVAKMRLGQPDASGRRAPEPDPGSEFRVDADLVIKALGFDPEDLPKMFDADELSVTRWGTLRVDHKTMQTSMDGVFAAGDIVRGASLVVWAIRDGRDVAERMHAYLKTKVSAARDKVAA; encoded by the coding sequence ATGGCGGACAACCCCATGCTCAAGTTCGTTCGGGTGGGGCAGGATTATCCGGCCAAGCGCCCGGCGGATGAGCGCAGCGACGATTTCGGTGAAATCTCGCGCAAGTATGAAATGGTGAAGGCCGAGGAACAGGCATCGCGTTGTTCGCAATGCGGCGTGCCATATTGCTCGACGCATTGTCCGCTGCACAACCATATTCCCGATTGGCTGCGGCTGACGGCGGAAGGCCGGCTGCGCGAGGCGTATGAACTGTCGAATGCGACGTCGACCATGCCGGAAATCTGCGGCCGCATCTGCCCGCAGGATCGCCTGTGCGAAGGCAATTGCGTCATCGAATTTTCGGGCCATGGCGCCGTCACCATTGGCTCGGTCGAAAAATATATCACCGATACCGCGTGGGAGCAGGGCTGGGTCGAACCGATCCGTCCGCTGGCCGATCGCGGCCAATCGATCGGGATCATCGGTGCCGGGCCTGCCGGCCTGACGGCGGCCGAACTGATGCGCGCCCGTGGCTATGAAGTGCATGTCTATGACCGGCACGATCGCGCTGGCGGGCTGCTGACCTATGGTATCCCCGGTTTCAAGCTGGAAAAGCCGATCGTCATGCGCCGCGTCGAACGGCTGGAAGCGGCCGGCATCCATTTCCACCTGGGTTTCGCGGTTGGCCGCGACGCAACGATGGCGGAACTGCGCGAAAAGCACGATGCCGTGCTGGTCGCCACCGGTGTCTACAAGCCGCGCGCCATCAAGGCGCCTGGTGTGGGATCGGATGGCGTGGTCGATGCGCTCGACTATCTGATCACGTCCAACCGCAAGAGTTTCGGCGATGCGGTGCCGGCGTTCGAAGATGGCAGCCTGAATGCCGAGGGCAAGAATGTCGTCGTCATCGGCGGTGGTGACACCGCGATGGATTGCGTCCGCACGGCGATCCGCCAGGGCGCGAAATCGGTGAAGTGCCTCTACCGCCGCGACCGGGCGAACATGCCGGGCTCGCAGCGCGAAGTGGCCAATGCCGAAGAAGAAGGCGTCGAATTCGTCTGGCTTTCGGCCCCCGAAGCGTTCGAGGCGGGGGACAAGGGCGTGTCGGGCGTGCGCGTCGCGAAGATGCGCCTTGGCCAGCCCGATGCATCCGGCCGCCGCGCGCCGGAACCCGATCCGGGCAGCGAATTCCGCGTCGATGCCGATCTCGTCATCAAGGCGCTGGGCTTCGATCCCGAAGACCTGCCCAAGATGTTCGACGCCGACGAACTGTCCGTCACCCGCTGGGGCACGCTGCGCGTCGATCACAAGACGATGCAGACCAGCATGGACGGCGTGTTCGCCGCCGGCGACATCGTCCGCGGCGCCAGCCTCGTCGTCTGGGCGATCCGTGACGGCCGCGATGTCGCCGAACGGATGCACGCTTACCTGAAGACGAAGGTGAGCGCCGCACGTGACAAGGTGGCGGCGTGA
- a CDS encoding DUF2059 domain-containing protein has translation MRRLVLALALATLPLPVSAQNGVTEQRKDSTADDIAKDKADPARLAAARPVIDKLWPLGTYKKMMDRTLDAMMDSMLASMFDMKASDLAAMGGANASEARKLGDASLNDLARAGDPHFEERMRITMQVMMGEMTTLMTKVEPDVRQAMATAYAKRFTLAQLGDIDRFFATPTGRIYAGESLLLMSDPEMIKAMQAFTPELMKAMPGIIEKTKQATAHLPLPPKKQAAEAVQNTPEGM, from the coding sequence ATGCGCCGCCTTGTTCTGGCGTTGGCGCTGGCCACGCTGCCCTTGCCGGTTTCCGCCCAGAATGGGGTGACGGAGCAACGCAAGGATAGCACGGCGGACGATATCGCCAAGGACAAGGCGGATCCTGCCCGGCTGGCTGCCGCGCGCCCGGTGATCGATAAATTGTGGCCGCTGGGCACGTACAAGAAGATGATGGATCGCACGCTTGATGCGATGATGGACAGCATGCTGGCGAGCATGTTCGACATGAAGGCGAGCGATCTTGCGGCGATGGGCGGTGCGAACGCCAGCGAAGCCAGGAAGCTTGGCGACGCCAGCCTCAATGATCTGGCCCGCGCCGGCGACCCGCATTTCGAAGAACGGATGCGGATCACCATGCAGGTGATGATGGGCGAAATGACCACGCTCATGACCAAGGTGGAGCCGGACGTGCGCCAGGCGATGGCCACCGCATATGCCAAGCGTTTCACCCTGGCCCAGCTTGGCGATATCGACCGGTTTTTCGCGACGCCAACCGGCCGCATCTATGCGGGGGAATCGCTGCTGCTGATGAGCGATCCGGAGATGATCAAGGCGATGCAGGCCTTCACCCCCGAATTGATGAAGGCGATGCCGGGCATCATCGAAAAAACGAAACAGGCGACCGCGCATCTGCCGCTACCGCCGAAGAAGCAGGCCGCTGAGGCCGTCCAAAATACCCCCGAGGGGATGTGA